CTATCTTGCTAGGCACTACTGAGATTaggtaatcatttatttatttttaaggtggtAACGCTTACTTAAGTTGTATTAAAGCTGTAACAAAGGGGCACTTGGGCGGAGCAtccatcagactcttgatttcggctcaggtcatgaccttgagattTGTGGTATCAAGTCCCCGCCTTTGCACTGACCGggaggaccctgcttgggattgtctccctccctctctctctgcccctccccccccacctcatgcGCATGCGTGCGTGCACTCTCAAcgctctaaataaacattaaaaaaaattgtaatataaaGTTGGGTAATTTAGACAGCACATTGTCACTTATCCTAACAAGTTAGGGGAAAAAGTGAAACATTGTAGGTAAATAAATTCTCTGTGACGTTACAAACTGATGTATCGAAAAATGTATTGAAGTTGAACAGTTTCCTGACTTTATAACCAGAATATTGAGGTAGAATGTAGTTTTTTCTTGGTGACTTTTGATGGGCAGATTTCCCTGCTGTCCTCCAATAGTGGTATTTTTGGTGTCTACGGAAAGGTGTGGTTCAGTCCTCACCAGACTCCCTGGGCTGCTAGTCTTTGTCAGGTTCTTGTGCTGGTTTTTCAGAAGCTCTGTTTTATCTCCACTTTCTATTGGCTGTCGTTTTTGGTTTGGAATTTTCTGCCTAGGTAAGCCACACTctcattttttctgcatctgatCTGCTTTGCCTAGGAAACCAGAATAAACTTGTTAGAATTGAGATTACTAGTAAAACTGAGGTATAGATACTTGTTTTAGTAAACACTTTAATGATtagtttatattaatattttgttttctttaatttttttaatgtttatgtctgagagaaagagagagagcacaagcagggaaggggcagaaggagagggagacacagaatccgaagcagaccccaggctctgagctgtcagcaaagagcccgacacgggacttgaacccacaaactgagatcgtgacctgagcccaagttggacgctcaactgactgagccatccaggcacccctgatattttgttttctttaaactgtAAGTCTTGTGTAAATGGtaggtttggtttttgttttgttttttttttttctcttaaatgtttattttggagaaagagagcacacaggagagcatgtgggggaggggtggagagaatcccaagcaggctcagcactgtcagcgcagagcccagctcaggggctcaaacccatggaccgtgagacaatgacctgagctgaaatcaagtgtcagatgcttaactgactgagccaccccgtgttttttcttttttgacgtAACTACTGGTGCCCAGAGATCTAGTTGCCAGGTTCAGTGGTGTTTTTAGGGTGTGTCTCTTTTGCCTGTCTTGTGTTTTATTACCTCTTCCTTCTTTGCTCTGTATTTCCTACCTTTGGAGTCATTGCTTCGTTGTGACCTTGCTAACACCTGTAGCAGCTTGTACCTGCTCCTTGATGACTCTGTCCACTGGAAGATGCAGTCCTGTCCTTCGAGTGTGATCTGGGCACCGCAGCCGCAGCACCCCCTGCTGCCTGCACCAAAGCCTTCACCTCATCACGGCCAGGGTCCTGTGTGTGGTTCACTTGCTGGGGTAGTCATACAGATGCTTGGGCTCTTcctgaagagaggaagagaaggaggctgAATTTGGGAGATAGAAAGTGTTTGAACATTTAGTAAAACCCTAGTGATCCAGACATGGttgtgttttgtgattttctttttctgtgtttgacATCTTGTTAGCATTAAACTGTGACTTTGGAAATTTGGCAGAATTCCAAACgatttgggaaagaaaatagTACAGTAAGCTAGTAGCAGCTCAGAcagttttatttcagaaatgacGTGGAGCGTGTTTCCTCCAGGCGGTTCACTGATCTGTGATAGGGGAGTTGATGGTGTTTTCTGGCCTTAAATACTtggatcctcttttttttttttttttgttgttgttgttgttgttgttgttgttgttgttaagagagagagcatgagcaggggagaggagcagagagagagagagtcttaagcaggctccacactcagcatggagcccattgcagggctcgatctcttgactctgggatcatgacctgagctgaatgcaagagttggttgcttaaccgactagccacccaggtgccccaatacatgGATCTCCTTAAGTAGAATTGGCTTTTGTCTTTGGCACATGATAGATTTAATAGATACATGAAGctgagttttctttaaaaaaattgcctTTAATTTCAATGTAACCTTTAGTCTCAAGTCTTTACCAGGCTTTATACTTTAACATTTAGTATCCGGTTTTAATCCAGGTGTAATGAATAGTTCAAGTATTAATGTTTATCTAGGAAAAATAACATCTTCAAAAAAGTGATAGTTTTTTGGATGtaattatttaatactttaaCTCTGATCTCAATAGTAACGAATCATTGTTCAACTATATGTAGCAATAAATCTCTTTTTCAGCTGAAGATGTGTGTCTAAAATGCAAGCTCAGCTGAGCAGGAACCTTAGGACGGCTTTGCCCTGCCTGCCCTCTAAAACTGGATCATGAAGGTGCTGGGAAGAAATTACTTCTGGGTGTTGCTTCCACTGCTTCGCTTGATGGCAGATGCTGCGGAACATGAAGAGGTGGCAAAACATGCCATCAAATTGCACCGAGGGAAGGGGGCGGCCATCACTCAGAGGAAGCAGTGGGTCCTCGATGGTTGCAGGAAGCTCTCCGGGCTTCTTCGCCAAAAGACTGTGGTTCTTAACAAACTGAAAAGTGCAATCAGAGCAGTAGAAAAAGACGTTAGCCTGTCAGATGAAGAGAAGCTGTTTCAGGTGCATacgtttgaaattttccaaaaagagctgaatgaaagtgaaaattcAGTGTTCCAGGCCATCTATGGACTGCAGAGAGCCCTGCAAGGAGATTACAGAGATGTTGTGAACATGAAGGAGAGCAGCAGGCAGCGCCTGGAGGCCCTGAGAGAGGCTGCGATTAAGGTCAGTCCCCTCCCACCCTGAGCCAAGGAGCAGGTCAAGTAGAGGTCAAGGGAGAAGGCAGCTGGTGCTGATGCTTCAGCAGGTGTAGTCTGGCAGGGGCATCCATTCTCAGTAGTGCACACGTGGATTTCCCCTCCTTGTGCACCGTATCTTAGCACAGTTGCATTTCACCACTTCTGGGAGTGCCAGTGCTTTTCTGTGTTGAGATCACAAGGTAATTATACTAGTTACTCAAGTTATCCCAGTAAGCTGATGTGTATGAAGTATGTGGTAAATATACTTGTAACTGCAGTCAACATTTTGAATTTCTGACAAGAATGCCTTTTGGTGTGAAGGTTGGCTGTCTTTAATGCCCatctactgaaaacaaaaatactaaaattagttttaatatatacttttgaAATAAGGATCGTGatgaaatacacttttaaaatgagataaaactatTACTATACCAGAtgtgatattatttatatatatattttttaatgtttatttttagagacagagacagaacacaagcaggggagggcagagagagagggagacagaatctgaagcaggctccaggctccgagctgtcagcccagagcccgacacggggctctaactcacgaaccacgagatcatgacctgagccaaagtcagatgcttaactgactgagccccctaggcgtCCCTAAACTCCTTCGTTTTAAAGAATAGTGGTATTGATTTGAGGTAGTTTTATGATAAAATAGAGAACTAACATGCATTGAGTGATGTTGATCCAAATATGTATGCTTTCTACGTGCAGTTTTTGCCTCACATCTCAGGCCAGGTTCTGGGAGGTTCTTCAGCTATGAGAGAGGGGTTGGTTGGGTGGTGTTGCCTAGAGAGAGGTCTGTCAAACAGCTACACTTCTCCTTGGGACTGCCTTGCTGCTTCTCTGTTCTAGCTATGCCCCACCCCTTTAAAGTATGAACATATACTTTAATAATAAGGATGTTGATTTGATTGATAGCTTGAGTTTAAATATGATGGTATAAAACGCAGTGGTATTATTGACACCATCCATCAGTTTTCCAAGTAATGCTGTCAGATTCTTCTGGAATAGTTTTTCCTCTGTAACTTGGAATTTGTGTGTATCCTACTTAGAAATTTTTAGCTCAAGAATCAAGTATCACAGGTGTTTTTAGAGTACAGCTGGACCTCCATACACAGTAGGCATGATGTCTGGAATAAAATCTGTTCAGTGAGGATTGTGTATGAATAGTTGACCTTCAGAATTTATCAACAGTAGTAAATTATGTTTGATGATGCGTGCGTACAAATAGGTTTCCCTAAACATTTTGCTAAGCTCCATCATGTTTGGGTGATACAGGACACCTGACCTTCTCTCCTTGACTGGAGCTAGCATTACACGTTTATAAATGTATTTGACAGCGAGAGCATGTTGGCTCGCATGGTCTGGCCAGGCCAGGCACCTAAATGAAGTCCTGGTGTGGCCTATTTCTTAATAAACCCCACACTTCATTTCTCACCAATaaacaggaagagacagaatatGTGGAACTTCTGGCAGCAGAAAAACACCAAGTTGAAGCCCTCAAAAATATGCAACATCAAAACAAAAGTTTATCCATGCTTGATGAAATTCTTGAAGATGTGAGAAAGGCAGCCGATCGCCTagaggaagagatggaagaaCATGCTTTTGATGACAATAAATCAGTAAGTAGCATTCCAGAACAATCTCCTCTTTGCTCGGGCTGCTTGCCAAGAGAAAGTATGGTGGAATTTATCGGCTATTTTCCGTGTGGACTGACGATGGAGATAAAACCAAACGCTTTCGTATCCCAGAGAACGATTTGGTTCGGTTACACAGAAGTACACTATACACCTGTCGTTTTGCCTTATGTTTTTGTCAGTGCCCCCCAGGGGCTCATATCTATGCCCCGCTTCCGTGTTCAGGTGGATTGAGTCTCTGGGCTCCAGAAAGCGTGCCCTGGGACAGTCAGGTGTCGGTGCTGTTCTGCCCGGGGGAGCCATATGCTCCTGAGAGGAATCGTGTCTGAGGCAGGCATTCGGACTCCCCACTTGCTGTGACGTGTTTAGATTCTCTGGGAAGGACGAGATGAGTGCCGAAAACGGACTGTGAGTCCTGAGGACTCAGAAAAGGATGCGGCAATTAGAGCAAAGGCGAGTGCAGTTCGGGGCGGATGAGCACTGAGCGGGGCTGTCCTGAGCGTGTCCGTGGTTCCAGGGGAGGACGCGGGGCTGTCTTTTGAAGGTGGTGCTCTTTCTTCACTGCTCACCGAGTGCTCGTGCGTCAGGGCGTCAGGCTGTCGCTGCCGCAGCTTTTCCAGGGCAGCTCCACCACTGTTGGCTCAGGGTCCCCGCGGGTCCCACGGGCGAGGGCTTGGCCCAGCACTGCACCGTCCGCTCCAGGCACTGATAATGGGCTCCGGGTTTTCACCTCGCAGGGTCCCACGACCCCTCCTCAGGCTCTCAGAACCCAGGAAGACCATCTGTTTGCCAGGTTACCAGGTCGCTGCAAAGGGTGCAGTCAGAAACAGCCGGGTAGAAGAGGTGAAAGCATGTGCGCAGGGCACTGCATCCTGTCCGGGCCCGCTGCCCTCCCGGCGGGGCGCGTCTGTGTGTCGGGCACCCGGAAGCTCCCCGAACCCCATGCTCCAAGCATGTCCCGGAGCTGCCTTGTGCGGGCTCGCGATTCGCTTCACCtccggcccctccccgccccgagGTCACGTGGCTGCTGTCCCTGGTGGCCAGCCTCATCCTGCGGTCATCGAGTGGCTTTCTGAACGTCACCTTGCTGGCACAAACTCAGGGGAGGCCGCGAAGGGCTTGTCGGGTGTACCCGTTGCTCCTTATGCTTGGGGAGGCCACGCTGGTTGTGGGGCTGCGGGCCAGGAAGTGGGGTGAAGACCAAACGTATGTTTCTTGTTACAGATTGTACCCTAAATCGTTAAAGTGGGTGTCTGGACGTAATAGAAATCCTAAACGCCTTCATTCTCAGATGGCCCTTGTAACTGAAGCAGCTTTCCTGATTTGTGCTAATGAACATCTGTGGACCTTTCGTCATACCTGACAGAGTGCTAGAAATACTTCTATCGCTCTTCTGTACAGAATTTACGCTCTAAAAATTGAACTTGAAAACATTTCATGGGTTTAATTACACGATGTTGGTTATTTTCACAGGTGAAAGGGGTCAATTTTGAGGCAGTTCTCAGAGTGGAGGAAGAAGACGCCAATTCCAAACAAAATCTCACAAAGCGGGAAGCGGAGGATGATTTGGGTCTTAGCATGCTGATCGACTCCCAGAACAACCGCTATATCTTGACCAAGCCCAGAGACGCGACAATTCCACGTGCAGATCGCCACTTCCTAAAGGTAGTCTGTCTGCTTGCTCCCTCTTGAAgtcccctctcccaccttcccACTTCCAGGTACTAATGTAAAGTAAGCTTTATTTTCTGAGCCTCGTATTAGGTTGCATGACCTTCCTCCTAACAGAGAGATTCTACTACAATTTCCTATATTTTCCATGACTTGAAAcactttctcttaatttttaattttttccgaAAAGAATGAGGCATTTTAATACTCAGAATGAAAATTAACGTTGCTTTTGAGAATTTGGAAGCCGTTTTGAAGTCAGGAGTCCCTACAGTGGGCTCAAGCTTTGTCACTAACATGGAACATCTGATGAGGCGGAGAAGCTTTGGCTAAGGTATCATCTGTGTAGACACGGGTACAGGATGAGATCCGGCTCCTCCAGAGGTGACTGACATTCCAGACCGAGTTAGCCACCCATCTGCTCCCTCTGAGGCAGCAAGTCTAATAAGAGGATGTGGAGTTATGTAAAGATTTGCAATCGACTGTGTTCTGGTTGGAGATCACTGTTTGGGTTTGGACCAGAGTGGGTAACAGCTGTAGGAGTGGCCAGTGTGGTCTGCTCGGAAGGCTAGTGGGGTCTGGACACACCGTCGGGGCTCCAGCAGCATTCCCGAAACCACAGCTTGTGCTGGTCTTAAAGAGGGAGGCAGCGCAGGCTGAGAGGAAGGACGCTCCCAGTGGCTGATTACTGTACCAGTAAACTCAAAGCAGGAAGATCAGCCCAGGGATAGCCTTCCTTTTTTACCACCAAAGTGGAAACTGGGAGGGGCCTAGTCTGCAGAACGTCTGCTTTCTCCAGTAATCAACCCTTTTCTTGCCAACTGTTACCttaaatttttgtgtttatttctggtttaTTCTCCATTAGGACATTGTTACCATAGGAATGCTGTCTTTACCTTGTGGCTGGCTGTGCACGACGATAGGGTTGCCCACAATGTTTGGTTATATTGTTTGTGGCGTACTTCTGGGGCCTTCAGGACTGAACAGTATTAAGGTAAGAGCAACTGTTTTAGTATCTGTTTaacaaaatactaaagaaatgCTCATGAAGACCTAAAAGTTTTGAACTTGAATTAATAAAGATAGCATTTCCTTATAAACCATATTAAAGAAGATGCTCTTCAGAGTTTCATAAGAAGTTCCTAAATCATAAGGAAGTAATTTTGTTAGTGAATGGATGATTTAACTAGAGAAGAAATCctgtttatgtctttatttttttaattaaaaaaaagttttttaaacgtttatttttttgagagagacagagagcatgagcaggggaggggcagagagagagggagacacagaatctgaagcagactccaggctccgagctgtcagcacagatcctgacatggggattaaacttgtgaactgcgagatcatgacctgaggggaagttggccgcttaaccgactgagccacccagggtgcgaCAACCCCCCACTCTGTTCATGTCTTTAAActgttagttttaaaaattctgtttccagTAATAATGATGGATTATGTTATTCAGACACTGAAAGCAACAAAAAATGCTGGgttaaatgtataatttaaaaatttttttttttttaatttttttttttttttcaaagtttatttatttttgggacagagagagacagagcatgaacgggggaggggcagagagagagggagacacagaatcggaaacaggctccaggctccgagccatcagcccagagcccgacgcggggctcgaactcacggaccgtgagatcgtgacctggatgaagtcggacgcctacccgactgcgccacccaggcgcccctaatttaaaaatttttaaaacattgcaaaGCTGGTAAAGTAGTGGGGATTTTCAAGCCTAAATATAGGATAATGTGAAAACCCCAGGACGTAGTGagtgctggctgttggctgaaCAGAGTGAAGTGACTTTCATCCTATATCGATGGCACTTGTTGGCAGTGAGGAACAGTTCCAAAGCTTTTGTGGGCTCCAAGATGTGTCCTGTAAATGCACACAATTCAGACGAAATGAAGAGATTGGCAAGAATAGGTGATGTGTCATATATCCAACACAGAAGCAGTGGCGCAGGTACTGGGAAACACACACGGGAGTCCTGGCACTTCCTAGTTGGGTACGACAGGAGCAGACGGATGGGGGGGAGGTGTGGGCATCTGCTCGCAGCCTCACCCTCCTGCTGATGGGCACACCTTGTACCGGGCAGGAAACATCATCATCTCTAACTGAACTCAACAGCACGTTCAACTGGCGGGGGCTACCGGCAAAAGCCGGggcccttgggggggggggccccctggctgaaggggggggggggggtgctctcgTGGGCTGGGCTCAACCTGGTGGGGTGGTCTCTGGGAAACACTGTTTTAATTCAAATTTCTGAATTCATAATCTCCATACAGTTGAGAACAAAATGGTGTAagtacaaaaaattttaagttgtagGTGGAGAATCTCTGTCTTGTCCTGTCCCATCCCTCCCTTTCCAGAGTATTTATGAACAATAGCAAATACAAacgtattttccttttttcttcagaGCAAAGGTTGCTTGTAAGCCAAGAATTCAGGCTGAATAATAATAGAGGCTGAGTAAGGTAATAAATACAACTGGAGGCTACCAATATTATAGTTCCTAACAAATTTGCTGTATCTTGGTAAATAACATAATTACAGTAAACCCGGATGAAGACCCAAGAGCATATTAGCCAAAACGGGAGGTGGTTAATGGAGGAAGTGTGACTGTaccaaaatatttaccttttcctAATAAGAAGTTAATAGGCTTCTGTGTTACGTTGAGAAGTGCAGATTTAGGTATGTGACTTTCAAGTCATGAGTTTCAGcctcattttaaaaagggaagaaaaataaaagcagtgaggAAGTATAAAAACCAGGAGACGAAGGAATAAGAGAAATCTTCTGTTATCACAATGAATATAAGTGGAATAAACTTGCCTGTGGAAAGATACAGGTTTGCAGATGATGTTAGGttcaaagagaacaaaatgagtaAGTGAGGAGGCAGATGCCAGCAAATGGAGGGCAGGGCCTGTCCTGTCGGTGGCTGACAGGGTGCGTGTGCGTCCCTGCACAGCAGCTTGGTGCCTGGACATGTGGAGATCTGCTTGCTCTCTTCTTTCAGACGCTGAGTTCATGGCTCAGTGGAAACCATGAATGTAGATGATCTAGGGATTACCAAGTATAACTGTGTAAACAGCATTCTCTGCCATaacataaaagcataaaaaacaaacagcaaataaagGACCAGAACCAACACAGTGCACAAGAACGCTGTATACCAGAACCTGTGGGATGTGGCCAATTCGGTTCTCAGGAAAGAAGTTTGTACACATAGTCATGCACAGGCCCGTGCTGGCAGGCCAAAGGAAAGTGGGGCATCTTGATTAAAATGTCCAGCTCAGGTTCAGTGCCTCCCCATCCTCCAGAGAAAGTGAAGGAAGGAGGTAATGAAGAGCGCAGCCTGGACACAGGTGAATTCGTGAGCTAGTTctcagaaaaagagataaaaacagtCCTTCAGCtaatcaagaaaaaggaaaaaaaaaacataatcagGAAGTTCAAGCTATGTCAGGGATAGAGGACATTCAGAgaactagttttaaaaaaaatactgtgttttttttttttttttaggatagtTCCACTGAATATGTTAGTACAAGATTGTTCCTTGAAGTATGCTTCATTTGTTAGATACATTAAATtgtgtggttttaaaattttgttcccAGTCTGTTGTGCAGGTGGAGACCTTAGGAGAGGTTGGCGTGTTCTTTACTCTGTTTCTTGTTGGCCTAGAGTTCTCTCCAGAAAGGCTGAGAAAGGTAAGGGCCTCACCAAGCTGTGTTATCGCCC
The sequence above is a segment of the Panthera uncia isolate 11264 chromosome A1 unlocalized genomic scaffold, Puncia_PCG_1.0 HiC_scaffold_16, whole genome shotgun sequence genome. Coding sequences within it:
- the TMCO3 gene encoding transmembrane and coiled-coil domain-containing protein 3 isoform X3 — encoded protein: MKVLGRNYFWVLLPLLRLMADAAEHEEVAKHAIKLHRGKGAAITQRKQWVLDGCRKLSGLLRQKTVVLNKLKSAIRAVEKDVSLSDEEKLFQVHTFEIFQKELNESENSVFQAIYGLQRALQGDYRDVVNMKESSRQRLEALREAAIKEETEYVELLAAEKHQVEALKNMQHQNKSLSMLDEILEDVRKAADRLEEEMEEHAFDDNKSVKGVNFEAVLRVEEEDANSKQNLTKREAEDDLGLSMLIDSQNNRYILTKPRDATIPRADRHFLKDIVTIGMLSLPCGWLCTTIGLPTMFGYIVCGVLLGPSGLNSIKSVVQVETLGEVGVFFTLFLVGLEFSPERLRKVWKIALQGPCYMTLLMIAFGLLWGHLLQIRPTQSVFISTCLSLSSTPLVSRFLVGSARGEKEAGDVDYSAVLLGMLVVQDVQLGLFIAGLPTLIQAGTGAYSSIVMETLRILALVGQILFSLAAAFLLCLVIKTYLIGPYYRKLHMESKGNKEILIVGISAFIFLMLTVTELLDVSMELGCFLAGALISSQGHMVTEEIVSYIEPIRDFLVIIFFASIGLHVFPTFVAYELTVLMVLTLSVVIMKVYLLILSVTTLSLLLAPVLWKAAITRCVPRPERRSSL
- the TMCO3 gene encoding transmembrane and coiled-coil domain-containing protein 3 isoform X2 — translated: MKVLGRNYFWVLLPLLRLMADAAEHEEVAKHAIKLHRGKGAAITQRKQWVLDGCRKLSGLLRQKTVVLNKLKSAIRAVEKDVSLSDEEKLFQVHTFEIFQKELNESENSVFQAIYGLQRALQGDYRDVVNMKESSRQRLEALREAAIKEETEYVELLAAEKHQVEALKNMQHQNKSLSMLDEILEDVRKAADRLEEEMEEHAFDDNKSVKGVNFEAVLRVEEEDANSKQNLTKREAEDDLGLSMLIDSQNNRYILTKPRDATIPRADRHFLKDIVTIGMLSLPCGWLCTTIGLPTMFGYIVCGVLLGPSGLNSIKSVVQVETLGEVGVFFTLFLVGLEFSPERLRKVWKIALQGPCYMTLLMIAFGLLWGHLLQIRPTQSVFISTCLSLSSTPLVSRFLVGSARGEKEGDVDYSAVLLGMLVVQDVQLGLFIAGLPTLIQAGTGAYSSIVMETLRILALVGQILFSLAAAFLLCLVIKTYLIGPYYRKLHMESKGNKEILIVGISAFIFLMLTVTELLDVSMELGCFLAGALISSQGHMVTEEIVSYIEPIRDFLVIIFFASIGLHVFPTFVAYELTVLMVLTLSVVIMKFALAALVLSVLLPKSSQYIKWIVAAGLAQVSEFSFVLGSRARRAGIISREVYLLILSVTTLSLLLAPVLWKAAITRCVPRPERRSSL
- the TMCO3 gene encoding transmembrane and coiled-coil domain-containing protein 3 isoform X1; translated protein: MKVLGRNYFWVLLPLLRLMADAAEHEEVAKHAIKLHRGKGAAITQRKQWVLDGCRKLSGLLRQKTVVLNKLKSAIRAVEKDVSLSDEEKLFQVHTFEIFQKELNESENSVFQAIYGLQRALQGDYRDVVNMKESSRQRLEALREAAIKEETEYVELLAAEKHQVEALKNMQHQNKSLSMLDEILEDVRKAADRLEEEMEEHAFDDNKSVKGVNFEAVLRVEEEDANSKQNLTKREAEDDLGLSMLIDSQNNRYILTKPRDATIPRADRHFLKDIVTIGMLSLPCGWLCTTIGLPTMFGYIVCGVLLGPSGLNSIKSVVQVETLGEVGVFFTLFLVGLEFSPERLRKVWKIALQGPCYMTLLMIAFGLLWGHLLQIRPTQSVFISTCLSLSSTPLVSRFLVGSARGEKEAGDVDYSAVLLGMLVVQDVQLGLFIAGLPTLIQAGTGAYSSIVMETLRILALVGQILFSLAAAFLLCLVIKTYLIGPYYRKLHMESKGNKEILIVGISAFIFLMLTVTELLDVSMELGCFLAGALISSQGHMVTEEIVSYIEPIRDFLVIIFFASIGLHVFPTFVAYELTVLMVLTLSVVIMKFALAALVLSVLLPKSSQYIKWIVAAGLAQVSEFSFVLGSRARRAGIISREVYLLILSVTTLSLLLAPVLWKAAITRCVPRPERRSSL